The Toxorhynchites rutilus septentrionalis strain SRP chromosome 1, ASM2978413v1, whole genome shotgun sequence genome contains the following window.
aagttgaatctaaatccatcctgaatgaatgaataaataaatatttgggtgacttcaaaaacgagagtgttacgttggagactcaaggttttatgcatccaatattggatacaaaaaaccttgttctgaagaataatcttcagaagctttcctgctaactgcacttgattgacaaatcacaaaaccaaatgtatgtggtcgcagtattatatggatagaaaacattaaaataaactcgcttgaatgtaatttttcaattccaaggggaactggcagattatttttcagcaacgatcatttttttccaggtttcctctcgataaccagcaaacgaaaagagttgcgcgcgtgtatgtgtgtgtgtggcggctgcttctatgtcttcccgaggaaccgtatttcgatgctgatactctcttggtcaccttctcttctccttctgatcgatcggcttttctgcgctccctcacagttaaaacaaactgattgcatttcaggtcaggtcaggccaggtaatgaatccctcgatccctcgccgttcagctcgttcagtaacgatgttgtcttgtcgatgtcctcaggcgtcgtgcacaaattacgtaacgctaaaaatccgaattttgaaccacctctccccccccccctttcgtaacgcaatttcctatctctaataaacagaaagtaacgcaacatctaccccctccccccttatcgcgttacgtaatttgtgcacgacgcctcacgaaaaacgaatcggtttcaccaccagaatatcatttcagtatgcttttcgtgcgtgattgaatcgagagaaggtgtggtttacgatggcaatttggaaggcaaactagaggagaatgaactctctgagtatgaaaatttcggcgactgagcaataatcgattgaaaattatataattttcgcgatacgaaacattttccgtttttcatgttatgcatccaatattggatacgaaaatatcctactgatgggaaagaataatcttcagaagctttccagctaattacacttgattgaaaaattacgaaatcaaatgtatttggtcgctgtgttcgccatatgattagaaaacattaaaataaactctttcgcatggatgtattcttcaattcccagggaactggcagattatttttcagcaacgattagatctttccggaattttctcgatgctgtatggcatccaaacgaaaattctcgtttcagtttggcctgcaaaaaacttttctaaactctaatccatcaaatttggagccctgaaaagggccgatgattatatgctaagctaatatagcaccctctccttggattcgatgggccagctgaatgtccttgggcatgatgtgacgcgttttgcgtggatagcacacaaatttgtatcttcgaataagcctcctgcagcgtcataaccgcgaaactttggaagcgcaagtcggttttgaagtcctgagcaattccacgatccaaaagctgcaaaggtagcttgcggatcagcaattcggtcgacttccgatagcgatgaatttcacgcaaagttcccggtcgatagcgatgtggcttcttcacctatcctgcggctggtgtgcttatccgagctgctttcgtgtgccttaccactgaaagactaactagctatctgcttggtcccaaacaaacgagtcgtcacggtgcgagagtagagtaagaaatgaacgaaagcaaaggaagcgtcattttataaaccataaaagtataaaatctaaaccccacccttattatattcgttgcttaccctgagagagaaacgaataacatcgaagtaagtatacagtaatgtatttgaatccggacactttgcgttacatttaataccataccgcagccacaacattttctgcatgttgaattaatgcgattgataagtaactatcaagaaactatcagtaactatattagcaactattatcgcataaattcaatatgaaaaaaatgttatggctgtggtatgatattgaatgtaatgcaaagtgtccggattcaaaagcattactgtataaaagagttaactcgactgaaattttttcggttcggcctgcaaaaacgaaattaagagcccccgccgactgcagactgacttgtcgaccgatagttcggtcggcttcttaatcagtacggagaaaaaaagtctgtagtgtacagcataatgcatagacgtaagtatgagcttccccatctcacattccaataagattaatgggtttccaagtgggcgcgctacatacggatacgaatgatttcaataacctgttttcgaagctatcattaagctattgaaacaatttttcgactcaataaatagcaatcatataactcttggacattttatcttttgtatgaaatgattatcatactgttctgttgatccgaagcagaatgaatcacgcttaaagaaggaatggattttttcttggaatttagtcagcagaaataatgccctttcccaacaattaaaaacgacaaacggtaaacagtttcatcaaagtgatttcttcgatatggggatatattcactacatcatgtcatatatttcatgtttttcattatgaaatccatatccatggcacctatcggtatcgaattatcatcgacaccacgattttcgctaaatgctcctttcagttcggcctgtaaaaaacttttctgaactctaatccatcaaatttggagccttgaaaagggctgttgattatatgctaagctaatatagcacgctctcctcggatacgatgggccagctggatgtccttgggcatgatgtgacgcgttttgcatggatagcacacaaattggtatcttctaataagcctcctgcagcgtcataaccgcggaactttggaagcgcaagtcggttttgaagtcctgagcaattccacgaaccaaatgctgcaaaggtagcttgcggatcagcaattcggtcgacttctgatagcgacgaatttcatgcgcagttcccggtcgatagcgatgtggcttcttcacgcttcctgcggctgatgcgcttatccgagctgctttcgtggtgccttaccaccgaaagactaacgagctgtctgcgtagtcccgatgaaacgagtcctcacggtgcgagagtagagtaagaaatgaacgaaagcaagggaagtgtcattttaaaaaacataaaagaatcgaatgtaaaccccaccctcttcaTTGTATAAgctatactcacgaatataataagggtgggatttagattctatacttttatggtttataaaatgacgcttcctttgctttcgttcatcacGGTGCTTCTGACATTCAACCGAGACGGTCATGTTTGTAGCGCCCCTTGGAAAAGAGTAGCGaaaatagaagttttctcctcATACAACTGGTTCTATGCTAAAGGAAATTCCTTGAGGCTCTAATCAGTCCTAAATAAAGTTTTCTCCCACAGGTGTACAAGACGAGGACAAGGAGGAGGCCACCGAATAGCCTAGACGGTTGGTGGCTTTCGataccggcagttttcactgcccctagCGTCGGTCCCTGTTTTTGGCGCGTTTTTTTCAGCTCACTTATATATACCCCACATTATTATTACTGGTTACTTATCTCTGGTGGTGGTTTTTATTTTCAGCTGGTGTTTGATCCTGGATTGCAGAGTGGTGGTGTACCCACACTACCGTTTCTCCGGTGCGGGGGCGCACCCCCCCAGCAGCAGTACATAGTGTTAGTgatattttaacagtttttcttTAAACCTCATAGACATTATAGTAGTGTTTCATTGTATTAAAAGTAgtgtttctagtgaaattttaaaaacttttttgaaacaagCTCCGAAACTGTTGagccttttctttttttttattctgcattAGTGCCATTTTTAGTGTGTATCTCTACATCAACCCCCCTGGCTGTACCTCCCGGGTATAGCCAGCCTCtaccatggcttccagcagtgcCGGTAAGTCAACAAACCTTTATAATGGCGTGCCCACCACACGCACCTCTCCTCTCTGGGCCGACCCCTTATGTGGGGAGCTCCAAATTTTATTGCTCAAAGCAACTGGCAAGAATACTCTACCATCAAACCCTTTCGTTGTTTCCAAAACCATCCAAGCTGTTACGGATCGCGATTTCAAGGACGCGAGACCACAGCGCGATGAGAACAATAATTTGCAATACGTGATCCATATTCGTAACAAGGAATATGTAGATGCGCTCCTGGGTATTAAGTCATTAATTGACAAAACCCCTGTGGAGATAACTTATCACCCTACCTTGAACCAGCGCAAATGCGTGGTATCCTGTAGGGATGTGATTGATATGGCAGAAGCTGTACTTTTAAAAGAGCTTGCTGACCAAAGAGTTATTGCGATCAAAAGAATTTCCCGTATGGACCCAACTAAGAAGGAATTAATTCCAACTCCAACCCTGATTTTGACCATCAGAGGTACTGTAATCCCGGAATATATTAACTTTGGCTTTATCCGCGCCCCCACGCGCAATTTTTATCCGAATCCTATGCAGTGCTTCGGCTGCTACAAATTCGGACATActtcaaaaaaatgtagaaCCAAGATCCAATTATGCCGAAACTGTGACAAGTACACCCAGAACTAGGCAATGAAGAAACAGCCAAGAACTTCATTTGCAACGCTCCTGCCTTCTGTGTAAATTGCAGTGGCAACCACCCTTCTACGAATAGAAAATGCCCCGCATGGGTTGCAGAGAACAATATTACTAAAGTGAGGGTAGACCAAGGAATATCTTACAAGGAAGCCAAACAAAGCTACCAGGCCAAAGTAAATGGATCCTCGTACGCAAGCAAAGTCCAAGAGAGACTTAACTTAGTTCAAAGCACGGGATGCAATCGCTGTAAGTGCAACTGCACACAGCCCAACCCTACCCCAATCATCCAAACGGTTTCCACACCGATAGTTAACCAACCAGACATTGAATTTACCATCTCCACTTCCGATTCCGAAACTGATTCAGAAAttcccatggaaactgaatcagcaaaattaaataaacgtaagatcaaaaattcaaaaacttcaacttcagatgatttgaaatcatctgaagatgaaaatttccGTGTTAATGATAAAACAAGgaaaagatataaaaaccaACAACCAGAAATCTCTCAACCGGCCGCCCCACAACAGGCCGACCctcaaccatccacttcatACAAAACAGTACCCAATACGAATCGAACAAtaccaaattatttaaaatttgacCCTAGACTGAAGACCAAGACTTCCAAAGGTAACAAACAGTCAAAATAATTTCTGATATACCTCCTTCCAAATTAATTAAACCCTTCAAGAGCCTCCATAACATTTCTTAAAATTCAACACTCCACACAAAAACAGTACACCTGTTGTCCAAGATTCAACATCCAACCGAAAACTTGCCATTCAATGGAATTTGCGTGGGCTTAGTAGGTCAAtggatgaaattaaattaatgttagctgaggagaaacatctcccactaacACTTGCATTCCAAGAAGCCAGAGTGACTAAGATTACACCCGATTTTAACCTTTCACTACAAGGTAAATACAAGTGGTACTTCCGTGAGGGACTTACCTCACGCCAGGGTGGAGTATGCCTCGCTGTTTTGAGCCATCTCCCACATACCCTCATCCAAATTTCATCACAGTTACAGATATGCGCAATCCAACTCACGGGACCATTACGGTTAACCCtcgcttctatatatatttcccCAACGCATAGTAACAGTAATTTGGAAGCAGAAATGAACAATGCCATTCAACAATTACCACACCCTTTCATAATCATGGGTGATTTTAACGCCTACCATACTGTATGGGGTGGCCAAAGATGCAATTTAAGaggtaaaattattttaaaaatcgttgAACAACTTAACCTCATCATCCTGAACGACTTCCAACATACTCGTATGGATGAACACTCTGGCTCTACTTCTTCAATTGATTTAACGATTACCTCATGGGACCTTGCGCCCAGAGTCAGATGGTGTGTCGATGATGATCTAAGAGGAAGTGATCATTTTCCCATTCACATCCGAACACTGACCAGTAATCCAAAAATCCTCCTGCGAAGGAGATGGTTGTACCAATTTGCCGACTGGGATGGTTTCGAATCAACCATTTCGCATCTGTTACCTGCACAGGGTAACTATTCAGTAGAGGAGTTTTCCCAAGCCGTTTTCGCAGCTGCGAAAGCTAATATACCCCGCACTAGTGGTATCTCCGGCCGGAAGGCAGTCCCATGGTGGAATAATGATGTCAAACAGGCCATTAAATCCAGAAGAAAAGCGCTGAGGAAGCTTAGAAGACAACTGGACGGTAGTGAGACAAAAGTACTTGCCCTAGCTGATTTTCAATCCACTAGAGCTAGAGCAAGGAAAATTATAGCGGAAGCTAAACAAAATAGCTGGCTTAAATTTCTTGATAGCTTTTGCCCTCAGACAACTTCTAGTGAACTGTGGAGCAAGGTTAATGCAATCAGTGGCAAAAAAAGATCGCGAGGCTATTCCATTATGATCAATGGTACCACTACCGATGATCCCGGAACCATTGCTGAACATTTAGCTGACCATTTTGCTAGTACTTCTGCCACCTCCAACTACAAAAGCGACTTCAAAGCTCGTAAAACTGCCGCGGAGACTACAGAGTTTCCCTCGGACTCAGGGGAACCtcatatttacaatatcagGTTCTCTATGAAAGAAATGTTGTGGTCCATTAGTAAGTCCAAAGGCAAATCAGCCGGACCAGACGAAATAGAATACAGCAtgttaaaaaaattacctttccacGTCAAAACGTCGCTGCTCCAAATTTATAATAACCTTTGGGCTAGCAAATGTTTCCCCGACTCATGGAAGGAAGGGCTAGTCATCCCCATCCCTAAACCGATGGAGAAAAAACCACTAGCCACTAGTTTTCGTCCCATCACCCTTCTCAATTGCCTAGGTAAGGTCTTCGAGAGAATGATCAAACGGAGATTGATGACGAACCTTGAAGAACGTCATCTCCTGGATCCTCGACAACATGCTTTTCGTCAAGGCAATGGTACCAACACGTATTTCAGCCAACTTGATCAACACCTTCACGTGATCACGCGAGACCACCTCCACGGGGAACTCGCTCTGTTGGACATATCCAAAGCCTACGATACAACCTGGAGATATAATATCTTGGACCAACTCCATCAATGGGGTATCGAAggtaatttgttcgagataaTTCGCAGTTTTCTACAAAATCGTAGCTTCAAAGTTCTTCTCGGAGGAGTCACCTCCACCAGTAAACTGCAAGAAAATGGAGTGCCACAGGGTTCTGTGCTATCGGTTGCTCTTTTCCTGATAGCGATGCAATCATTATTTGATGCCATACCCCAATATATTGACGCTTTGCTATACGCAGATGATATTCTGCTAAtttcaaaaaagacgggtgggtaatgtcggggacataaccggagtgacgtaggactatacaaaggggacagcttttgttaaatatatattttaaatatattgttttattttcttctcctacgtgaatacctacctatctaccttaaaaatggattagtttactgtttactcttcatgaatatgttgatggttctgaaaagaacctttggtgttgtgtttttgttatcactcgatattcccatcttgttcggttaaaccttcctgtttagctattgcgtttgccactcgccacagctttcacagttggaaaatttcttcccatccagcttgtgacatgttgttcagtaaattacatttgatgcgacgtgccggagaaacactttgccactcactgaaactaattgttgccttgatgagcgccgaaccgaagctgctctgttcttgatgcgggttttctgattgtcgtgagcagctttgcaagccaactcgagcactccgacggccgaaactctataatcgctgttaggtatactggtgctccggcaccaatccgttcggcctagttacccttgcggagcaatcagtgaatgcgaccaacagggaactggagacttgcacggttcgagtgagactttgcctttcccttaacttgtcctcctttgttacgtccacgatgccgatgccgtacaaccacacgggtttacggtttgaaagaaaataagatatttatttggggtcgacgagacgaacgaatgagcgttaaaagggagcgatggcaaaaaaatacattcattacgatttgttcgctcgttggattcacatgcaggctaaaaagggtccttttcaggatcacaaaattatattcaatctaaagagtttattgttttgttatcactcgatatccccatcttgttcggctaaaccttgctgtttagcgattgcatttgacactcgccacagctttcacagttggaaaatttcttcccatccagcttgtgacatattttacagtaaattacatttaatggcacgtcgcattaccaccactcagtatcggattggaggtaattttaacctgtaattgaacatttgcgatgacagtggtacagtgtcgaccttcaatgtggggtcataatttggaccccgaactctatgtttacaaaaatgtccaactaaatatgtcgcattactggtccgaccaattagctaaatgtcgagataagtgtaaattactgtactttcaatctagaagcaatttaagaattggtgaaaatcaataagctcagaacaactgccaaattcacatactcatcatatcctggcaaacaaattatgaaaaaatcaatttgtgttttattattattttggatattgttttagaaagcattgaactgtatttcctaaactcattgttggaaggtttaatggccctgaaaagcgccttgttttatggaatggttcaaatttagaaaacttagtactcgtggttttgaaaaaaaccatttcgaacgccctcgatgccgccttgttctggatttgccaccaaagcagtgtgtataaagaacaaacttttttcttctgctacctgatgccattttgcgattgcgtttgccactcgccactcgctgcaactgcctgttgtcttgatgtccaccgaaccgaatgtgttctgttccgaatgcgggttttcttatcgtcgcgagcagctttaccagctaactcaatcacttcggcggccgaaactatataacgccggctaggtggactggtgcactggtactaacgcgctcggcctagctacccttgcggggaactccagatcaacacggttcgagccggattttgcctttcccttcacttttcctcctttgtcatgtccagacatggctgcttgggttggtttgttgatgtgttgtgatgcgaaccgatgtggtgtacggtttgaatgagaatgatcgttacggcagcggagcggggatttttaagctgactggctggctcgagaattacgcatgtgtgagactgcgaccaatgtttcgttcatttttttctttttcttttccaatcgtggttcattctatttcgctgctgctctggttgcccgttttggtcggttcgatttgaggagcacaaaatggaccaatcaaaaatgggcacatagtgcattttgacaatgcttgatatttcacaattattcaattatttatctcaagaaaaattaaatgttattcgttatgatagatgcgtagatatatttcctatcaattgatgcaaaaacctttgcgatctattgagaaatgctcgagctataagcgttccaaatcttgcattttttcctacttgttcagtgcctagatttccatttcaccccctatatcttccggttagacgtagtcctacgtcaaaacccatTCCCAGTACTAGCAAGAAGAAGACTTCAGGAAGGAATCTCGTCTGTTAATAACTGGGCGAATTCCGTGGGATTTAGGATCTCAGCTGAAAAATCTCAAGTTCTTCATTGCTGCAACAATAAGCGtcacaggaaaaaactacgttcTTATCTTCTGAACGGTAGTTCCATTAAACGAGTCAATTCTGCACGAATTCTCGGTGTAATGGTGGACAAAAAACTCACGTTCAATAAACATATAAAGAGTACAATATCGGACATTAAAAACCGCCTTAACTTAGTTAGCGTTATAAGCGGTCGAAGCCGAACAGGATCCCGCAAAACTATCTTCATCATTGGAAGAAGCTTAGTCTATTCCAAACTTACTTACGGTATTGAACTCTTCAGCCGTGCCACCTGGAAAACGCTTGAAGAACTGAGGCCTAGCTATCAAAAGATAATAAGACTAGCTTCAGGGGCCTTTAGAACTAGCCCAAGTAAAGCGTTACTCGCTGAGTCAGGCAATTTACctttcaaattgttcctcacgAGATTCTACAGCACGCGCGCGATACGAACGCTCGAGAAACATCCAACATTTGAATCCTCACTTGTGAGAGTGAATAACTGGTTGCAGGATACATGCCGAACCACTCTTCCAACGATTGCACCAATTCCCATTATTAACCTTCGACCATGGTATAAACGGGAACCTCAGATTGATTGGTCAATTAAAAACTCTGTGCGAGCTGGTGAAAACAGCAGCATAGTTTTGGCCATTTTCAACAACCACATCCACAGTAAATACCTTTTTCACCACAAGATCTTTACAGATGGATCCTTTGATGGTTTACAAGTAGGTATCGGCATTTTTGCTAATAACCTGCAAGTTAAGTTCCAACTCCCAAATATCTGTTCGGTATTTTCAGCTGAATTAGCGGCACTTCTTATCGCTACATCAAAGTGCGAACACAACAGAAAGACGGTTATTTTCACCGATTCTGCTAGCGCGCTTCTTGCTCTTGAGAGCGGAAGtagcaaacatccatgggtactcgCAATTGAAGAGAAAACTGCCCAAAATGATATCACCTTCTGCTGGATCCCAGGTCACTGTGGAATCCGCGGTAACGAAGAGGCTGATCGCCTAGCCAAAGAAGGGAGAACATCCGAACTATGGAGCACAAGCGTCCCATCTGATGATATAACCAGATGGGTTAACTCATCTCTGATGACGTGCTGGGAGAACGAATGGAACATCTGCAGagatacttttttgagaaaaattaaaaacactacCCATCCTTGGATGGATAGAAACCAAAGATCTTTTCAAGTATGTCTAACACGTCTTCGTATTGGACATACCAAATTAACGCACAGGTTCTTGGTTGAAAAAACCGAACCACCCATTTGTAATACCTGTAACGTCAGGCTGACcgtagaacattttctacttgtcTGCCCACGTTACAACCTTATGAGAACTAAGTTTCAGATAGCTGACAACCCAAGGACAGCCCTAGCAAGAGATAACTTGGAGGAGGACAAATTACTGCATTTCCTGAAGGAGACGGATCTTTTGGAGCTTATTTAACCACTATACAATTATTTACTATATGTTACAGACTTAACCACATCATTCATACTAACACCTAATGCTTGTGAGCTAATATATGTGTTACCAACGTATTACATATGTTAGGTCACacacattttatttataaaaaaaaaaaaattaataaatatatataaaaaaaaaaacaaaaaacaaaaaaaaaatagaaatatagtttggttctcaaatggggatcaacatagggtaggagcctgcctgttggtctcaaatgttcctatctcacgcctccacgaagatcatatgacgacatttttagatcgggcgtgaactggaaacacacacctggtcttggctccgagaacgggtgtcgaaagtggctaagtgagggggtgcgagcgagtcagagcgctatatctctcccggggaaggcctcccgggtcatggaggccttgccaacccgctgtctcccgggcaaaggagatacacccaataaaatggagctacgatcacgaagaataattagaatgcgatcacccgaggagggtccccgaactggagctggtcctggaacgggcgtaagagcgagcggccagcggctggagggcgatgtgcaagagcgggccaccagccgggttcaacccgaagagctaccgccacacggaaacagcagccatcgacatcacccaagaaacgctgcgcctacgaggcgtgttgtgactgccagacggcagtcgtccacactcgtgggtaccactaggcgccggatcatgtggacacacgaaatgaatgaattcgtgatccgcgcctattacatctgcactgctttggagacggacatgagtggtcgccctcgaatactaacaatgttcgaggaagcgtatccagagttcgttgggaggcttgatcagaacgcgatgaacgcgaggcgtagagcgatagtacgcaacaacatgctctcccaaacgcaaatcgacgagatcaagcagcaggtgcagagagaaataagctccaggaacaacagagcaagcgatgtgtcgagacgaagttcagtacggctgagcaattcattcgcgagtggggcacgcgaatcagcaccagtggaggccacagtacaacaaccccctgagccggaagacccacagccagatcaacaactactacgcgatctggtcttccactacgacgaggcgatctcacagttccgcgacacagacccattgtcgcgccccaggatcccgaagttgcagcattcccgcaggctgacaagtgcagtaaagctcatgaacgagcacgttcttccgctgcacttggttgatgctgagaacatggaggagctgcaactgaaagtttactgcgctgctgtggcgaccgccaaaagtttaggataccgtattaggccaagaggcggactgctccaacatctccgtgaaaggcgtgagcctccatggcgaaggagattggagcaacggatcctaaacaagcgcgccgcaattggaagactgatggcgtacaaaagaggcagcagatcggtgaaattatgtcgccaagttgctgtgatcgtgcggcctactgaacttcgccagctgggagctcaccagctgacggaaaaactcgacacactggtacagcaattgagcgtccttacaaaacggctgaaacgttactctgactctgcaaagcgccaggaacaaaatcggatgttcagagataacgagaaagcgttctacgaccacattagcgacgagaagcccgactaccgcgaaggtttgccagatattagcgatgtgacgaacttctgggctggtatttgggagaccccagtagaacatcgcgacgggcaaatgtggttaagacgggaggaggagagttgtggtgaaattggagagatgccagctatcatcgtcggagagaacgatgtccgcgaagcct
Protein-coding sequences here:
- the LOC129761234 gene encoding uncharacterized protein LOC129761234, which codes for MASSSAGKSTNLYNGVPTTRTSPLWADPLCGELQILLLKATGKNTLPSNPFVVSKTIQAVTDRDFKDARPQRDENNNLQYVIHIRNKEYVDALLGIKSLIDKTPVEITYHPTLNQRKCVVSCRDVIDMAEAVLLKELADQRVIAIKRISRMDPTKKELIPTPTLILTIRGTVIPEYINFGFIRAPTRNFYPNPMQCFGCYKFGHTSKKCRTKIQLCRNCDKYTQN